One Phaseolus vulgaris cultivar G19833 chromosome 11, P. vulgaris v2.0, whole genome shotgun sequence genomic window carries:
- the LOC137825168 gene encoding senescence-specific cysteine protease SAG39-like, producing MASTTQKQYILALFLLLAVGISQVMSRKLHETSLRERHENWMQEYGKVYKDAAEKEKRFLIFKDNVEFIESFNAVGNKPYKLGVNHFADLTVQEFKASRNGFKRPHEFSTTPFKYENVTAIPAAIDWRKKGAVTPIKNQGQCGSCWAFSTVAATEGIHQIATGKLVSLSEQELVDCDTKGVDQGCEGGYMEDGFEFIIKNGGISSEANYPYKAADGSCKKGTSPVAQIKGYEKVPPNSEKALQKAVANQPVSVSINADGSGFMFYSSGIYSGECGTELDHGVTAVGYGIANGTEYWLVKNSWGTQWGEEGYVRMKRGIAAKHGLCGIALDSSYPTA from the exons ATGGCTTCCACCACCCAAAAACAATACATTTTAGCTCTATTCCTTCTCCTTGCAGTTGGCATTTCCCAAGTGATGTCCCGCAAGCTGCATGAGACATCCTTGAGAGAAAGACATGAAAACTGGATGCAAGAATATGGCAAAGTGTATAAGGACGCTGCAGAGAAGGAAAAACGTTTCCTCATATTCAAGGACAATGTGGAGTTCATTGAATCGTTCAATGCTGTTGGCAACAAACCCTACAAGCTTGGGGTTAATCACTTTGCTGACCTCACAGTTCAGGAATTCAAGGCTTCCCGTAATGGATTCAAGAGGCCTCACGAGTTTAGCACAACACCATTTAAGTATGAAAATGTGACTGCTATTCCTGCAGCCATAGACTGGAGGAAAAAAGGAGCTGTTACTCCAATAAAAAACCAAGGTCAATGTG GGAGCTGTTGGGCTTTTTCAACTGTGGCTGCAACTGAAGGTATCCACCAAATAGCCACAGGCAAACTAGTATCCCTCTCAGAGCAAGAGCTAGTGGACTGTGACACAAAAGGTGTAGACCAAGGGTGTGAAGGGGGTTACATGGAAGATGGGTTTgaattcattataaaaaatgGTGGAATCAGCAGTGAGGCAAACTACCCCTACAAGGCAGCTGATGGCAGTTGCAAGAAAGGAACCTCCCCAGTGGCTCAAATTAAGGGGTATGAGAAGGTTCCTCCAAATAGTGAGAAGGCACTGCAGAAAGCTGTAGCTAACCAACCAGTGTCAGTTTCTATCAATGCAGATGGTTCTGGTTTCATGTTTTACTCTAGTGGAATTTACTCTGGAGAATGTGGAACTGAACTAGACCATGGTGTTACTGCAGTGGGTTATGGCATTGCTAATGGAACTGAGTATTGGTTAGTGAAGAATTCATGGGGCACACAATGGGGTGAGGAAGGATATGTGAGGATGAAGAGAGGTATTGCTGCCAAGCATGGTTTATGTGGAATTGCCTTGGATTCATCTTATCCAACTGCATGA